One Vespa crabro chromosome 13, iyVesCrab1.2, whole genome shotgun sequence genomic window, gatatatatatatatatatatatataagtatatacgaatattaaatttaatacaacATCGATCGAACACAATTATTAACACAAAATCATTAATCAGATAATGTAAAAGCGAGAAAAGtatgaatattatgaaaataaagctagaaaatagaagacaaaaaaattcgCAAAAAATCGCGCATTCCGTTATCGACTGATATATCGGAAGAGGATGtacgttagaaaaaaatctactaattatctataattatgaaaaactACAAAACAACGTGTAAACTCGTTATAACGCCCAAGATGACAAAGGAACCACTAATAGGGAACTGAAATAACTCCTGTAATTCGATTACATCACATTACTGCGGATACAGCGCGAGTCaatgcaaatattattattatatttatttagttaaaaacaataaaaacataaaaaaaatatgtgaaagtatcaaatataattaattcgaattttaaatataaacaaaaattttctttcctaattaaattttaatataaatatagaaatataaaatagacccACACATGAGTAGATCCGTGTGCAGAACATCCGTAAGCTTTCTATATTACGCgcgaaataatgaataattaataaatccaaTAATTGGAATGATTTATCTATTCAcgtatttctctatttatgcACATCTCTAATACGTTTCTACATGTATTTGGGGAAGAATAATACTTtgtcgaatttttatttataaatattgaataataggtcatttacaattatagtaatgtgTATCATAATTTGGTAATAATTAGATAGGAATTGTTCGACTTtcgaaaaggagaaaacatatatacaaacaacCACACACTCATATACAAATACTTAAACGTGAAAGGCTCAAAACTAATACATTCATCGTAACAACTGcgagaatagaaaatatttatatggaaaataattatacgcggacgaataaatattttctaataatatatatatatatatatatatatatatatatatataatagaatatataatatataatatataatatatatataatatataatatatatatatgtaaagaaagtctcattttctaataatacatattttgttTTCACATTTAGGAGCTTTATTTCTACAGGTATCAAAatgaatcgattaatttttcatttagttTGGACTGACAAGATATCCGTTTAGACAGTTTTTAAATTCCtgtatcatatttttaatgtttcgatattttaatataataaatcgaaaaattacAAACTTTGTGAGGTCTATTGCTCAGATGATATAATACGCATGTGCAAAGATCCAATTAGTTTCTTTGCTGACGATGAATTAATCAGTTTGTATAACTTTGCGATACAGGCTGCAACCAAGTCTCGTCGTCTGGTTAATTGTAggtaattagaatattttctaaaattatatacttactttatatattaatcaattgtTAAATAGACGACTTTCGCGCGTTAATGTTGACATGACATAGCATCGTTTCCTTTAACAAATAtctgcgaaaataaaatcggcgTCTCAGCGTTCCTTGGTGTTtctattttgaattattttgtcTTATATTTGCAGTGTCAGTACTTGTTTcacttttaacatttttattattttcataaaaaattaatggcAATCGGTCATACACCAAATCGTGGCGTTTCGAAAGTAATGCCATTTTTTCATCGGACTAATGCTTCATTTTTATCTCGTTTTGAAACGTAACTAGCTTAGGGAATAAGGATGacgatatctatataatagGTTTTGTAAAATTTCGGCGAAAGCTTTTGTTATTTACTGTAACTTTATTTCTGtcaattctttttctgtcaAATGTGTAGTGTCATGCGGAAGATACAATCCGTTTTCATTGGAGAGGTTTTTCCTAATAATTTCTTAGcacatcttttttaataacacgAAGTATGTTGCGTGACAACTAAATCGAATCATTgtatttataagataaatgCACTTGGCAAAGTCTAAAtgtgaagtaaaaaaatatctaagatAATTGATAGAACGAAGAAAACACGtacaatttttcgatttttcttcctGATCATATGTATCATTCAAATATATGTGTTCTTATACGATCCTCGTGATTGGCTAATTTTAAGCGCTGATGAAGAACGTTGAGTAGTTAGTAATTGGTGTCCTAGGAGTACATTGGTTGGACAGTTGCGTACTTAGACATTGAGCTCGTTGATTGGACGGTTGGTGCGAGTAAATAGGATGATGTTGTTTGATCGATcttgtgaaataataattatgtctGGAGTATTTAGTTGGaacgaatttatttcattcatataaGAAGATTTAgctgtatttaaaaataaatatttgagaaaTGAGGTTTTCGATATTGCGAGGTAAGATATAACTTCAGCTTTCATGTGACCgagggaaaatatttttctgtttttttccgTTCCTAGTTCCTTTTTTAGGGATGCTTGCAGTTTCTTTCTAGTATTTTACCGGCCTTGTTAATgattcaaaatgaaaaaatggagAGGTTTAAATTGTTTCGCCAAATACATAAACGGTAATGATCTTAAATGGGTTGGacaaatattcattttcatttataagagaaaatcTTGTTGAATTGTGCGAgcgaaattataatattcattagtACATTATCTTTTCATCATACTAGCCTTTTCTTAAGCAATCGAATGAACgcttttaatgattttttgatcttttaaaattatacaatatgTGAGATTTAATAGAAgtttaataaaagattaataatttaaaaaaaaaagatataaagaaaaaaacttgtCCAATTCAAAAGCACTGTTTTCTATATACGCCTATACTCTCCAAAACCATATATCAATGTTTTCGATAAATGCAAACCTGGTGAAATAGTGGCGCTGTTGTCAATAAAGGTCTAAGGTTAAGTTAGCTTAACATTATATTCAAtgcttatttaaaaaataaattgatagatGCGTTTGATCCCATAATTTTTTCAAGTGATATGTTTTCGTTGTGCATAACAAAAATGTTGAGTTAATACCAATTTACAGAAAATCATTTGCATAACCACACtgtctacatatatatcataaaatgatACTTTACTCATAATGTGTTTGTTGCGAATTATTCGATATCAACAACatcctatttttctattaactgCAAGgtaatcgttcttttttaaattattataaataactttagtaaaaaaattgtatttgacgttacaatatattttgttttctaccAGTCATTTTCTTTGtgtattattgctaatattgatcatcattaaagttaaaaatataaaaaacgtaGGTCGTTTTTTTTCAGGGAATCGTTACTAATTAATCCATCCAAAGGGAAGAGTAATGTCGTCGTTGAATTTAAAAGAGATTTCAACGCCACGTTTAGGTTATCTATTAAATAAGAATACAAGAAGCAAAAGATTCTATCAAACATTTACGAAGTTGGTTGAAGGACATTATTAACAGGTCCAGTTAATATATTGAAAGTAAATATGAAAGAAGCAATTAAACGAATTAAGAAGGCAACAAAAAATAGTGATAGGCCGTAACCACAATGGAAAGATTTTttggaatatttatattcacagttattaatttctttgtcAGTAAGTATGAAAACATtgataaaaagtatttatagCTGTAGATTGATTTACCCTTCAAGCTACTTGAGACGTAAAATTTGCTCGTATTAAAGTAAATCAATATTACtttaatcaaattttcttcctttaactGTTTATACAAATGATGTGGCAAAAAATACTCTTATTGGATCATAGGaacaaatatagatataaaatttatttatcgaccGACAGATATTTACctaaatttattatgtaaCATGAACTTAGATAATTGCTTGAGGGTACTGTTTTACAGGACCCATGCCATCGTTTCTATCACATGTGCATAGATCCATCACTACATATTGTGTCACTAcattcgttatattatttatttgtagatTATTCTGATAATAGCAATGTTAAATATATGGATCCCAAAAAGACACcataatacataaatgtatTGACAAAAATAGTATAAAGTAAAGGAAATGTTTCTACAAGGAATATTTTGGAAATGCTTCTGTGAATATCATTCGTGTTGGGTCGCATATATATTGCACAAGTATgtacatactatatatttctaatagagATAGAGGATAGTTTCTTCTTTATGCTCTTAAATCATAACCAAATTTAAATGTTGCAGCCATTTTTTACTTGCTTTATTGCTTATATTCACgcaatttcttatattataaaaagagtgGCAATGAAATCAAAATGTATTCAAATCTATCTTTGCGCAAGGTGGTACACTCTTCGAGAAACAGAAGTACTTTTTAAAGTAGATGAATATGCATTTGACGTATTAGCACTTGGTATAGGTTTTTTCTATCacgtacaaatttattttgaaatgataTTTTGCTTTATACATTGTACTTTGTTGGTCATTTTATGTCCATTGGGCAATTGGCATCTAACAATCTTATGGCATTTTTGATACCAACTCAAATAGTTCAAAGATTCTCTCTatagtatttaattattcttactcacaaaattttatataaattgtttataatcgTATGTGAATTTTATCTTATAGTACTTAAATATGCTACCATTGTCAATGATGGTGGGAGGAAAGACAATAATACATTAGGAAGACTCTTGAAAGAACTGAAGAAAGCATTATCTACAGTCAAGGACGtgaattatatagaaaacgaattaaaagagaaaatccaAAACGATAAAGGATCGGTAATTGTATAAGCTTGTCACAAATAAGAAATAGAtgacaaaaaatgaaatagattaTGTAAACTATCTggaaatataacattttagaGGAATAATCGAATCTTAACAGCAAAATCATGGAGAAAGAACAATGAGTTAAAGGATCTTTCACAAGAGATTTTTCATCAGAGGTAGCTTCTCATTTTGTATTgcagaaaaaatagaaaattttcaatatttaaaaattaatatgcaaAATTTACCTGAGCCTAATGTAATTCTTTGATGCATAAGTATACTTTGAAAATGAGGTAGAagaatattgtaaattttacaGTCATTTTGACAAGAAGTTGAAAAGGAGCCGCctgaagaaaacaaaatgtgGAAATGGAATAAAGGATTCAGACCAAATAATCTGGATTTAGAGCATCGAAGAAAAGAGCCTTCAACAATACGGAACAAGCTACAAGGATGTTACACAAACGCGAGCCTCTTGTGAAAGTCAAATTTAGCAGCAACAAATGATACGACAGCTTGCAGACTGCAACAGAGTATTCTAAGATTTACACATCAATGAAGAAGTAAGAAGTAACGTTTTATATGAATAGTCGATCTTGGAATTGCAACAAATAGAAAcactaaataaaataagtactAAATCACACATTTCAGATAATCGAAaggatgaaaatattaaatatatgtactcTAATATTCGATCTCCTCTCTGAGGAAATAATGATGGAAAGCAGAACGGTACCATGAAAAAGGATATTAATCCGCAAAAGCATAGTAATAACACAAACACATTCTAGTAAAATCACCTGTCAGCTGATTGATTGTTAAACGTACTGGTTATTGTAATAacaatcgaaaaaagaaattttaattcatttttaaattgcaaTTAACATGTAGGTAATATACTTTAATACGAATTTTAAATAAGCCAAACTTTTCATAAAGctcatatattatacaatttccAAACATTAGCAAATTTCTTATAGTTTTATAGTCTacaatcataaaatttttaggattttattctttagggacaattatatcaattacgCTGGATGAAggacttatatttatttatatcagcgatattcaaaattttataaagcGCTCTTTTGATcgttcaaaaaagaaattgtgaaagaaagatgaagtacgaatgaatattaaaaattcgctCACACACTTCGacagaatttttcttttataagtggaattgaatatattacatatattcacTAAACCGTTAATTTATGCAGTAAATTCAATATTACTGTAATATCTGATATCGAAAACAATGTAATGTTCATATCCGGCGCACTCCCTGCAATTTTATCGGATTAaagcaaaaatattaaatccgaaatattcgaatagttctcaacaatttttcttccctcaatattatataacattggCACCGTAAATCGAACGGATGTTTAAATTGTTTAAACTATTGTATAAGCGAACGTCACAAATAGAATTAATACCTTACGTTTCccaatttttgttatataacgTGTATATCAATAAAACGTCTATCGTTTATACGTCATCATATATGATGAAACTTTAGAccttttatttgataaagCTGATAAAAGTAGcttatattaattgaaaattcatttgttCGTAGCATTAACTTTCtgcaagaataaaattaactaTAAAAGTAGAAGTAACAGCTATTCCCGGCAGTGTCACTATTACAATTTCAGAATTTATCCCTTAccttattatgttaataattatccaTTAATCTAGTGAGCCAAAGAATTTACAATATCATAGTAAGAGAAGTATGAATTACCGACAAGTATTCAATATAGGAATCTGTAATATCGACGTATGAGAAACGCAAGTGTGAACTAAATGCTGACGTCATATATATCAACGGAGCAATCAGAAAAATCCAGATGACACAGTGGACGCGAACAGGACTGAAATGATGACCCTGGTGACTACAAGTTCAGTGTAGTAGGGACAGACTTTCGAACTTATTCGTCGTTAGCATGAATGAAAGatcgaaaaaattgaaaaattcaccCATCGCTTAGAAAAATTCTGCGATGGTACTCTAACACGTCTATTTCACAGCTACTACGGCAGTCATGCGAATAATGAACtccatgatatttttttttataaagaaacaagtaaggaaaaaggaaaatacacGCAGAGCtcactttgatttcaattatattgatCCTtgcatattaaaataatgtgcCAGAATAACGAACTCTTAGAGTACAACAGAATAATGGCTCATTTGCTTTTAGATGAAAACAAACACAAAAgcaatatatcattttcatgCAAACAATATAGCataatatcatcattattataaaaaattatgaaaattatttaagaaatatttaaaagagcaAATTATCTATCACGTAAAACAATCTACTGACAGAAAAATGACTATTATAAGTAATTTACTCATATGagctattgtatttatattattaaatacattacAATTCTTGAAAATCATTCCTGAAAGTAGCACTTTAAAAAGAATAGTATTCGAAAGTATTAAtcatagataatatattatatttttcatttaatcaaattaataaaaactaaataataattttgtaatatgcCAAAGTATGCTGTCATGGAGacatcattatattttcattccataaaattgattattacaCGAAAATGATCAGTAAATCTCATGTCAAATCAAAAAATGAACGAGTGGTATTGTACATAAAGTTTATTCTCGCATAATCGGTCGATTATTACTCTGTAAAATTAACAGACTTGAATGAACAATAACTTTTACAATAATTTACTTCTTACCTTTCACTGCTTTATATATCTCATGTGTCTTTCTCACACTCTCTATTTGTATCTATTTAATCGATCTAATGATGATCGATTAAATCGCATTAAAGCATGATTATATTAATCTTACGAACATCGATAATTgctacaataatataaaatttatagtaAGTAaagcttttaaaaaatttcccGATTCTccataagaaaaatgaatataaataaaaatagaatgaaatggAAAGAATTGTGAACGATGCTAGCGAAAGCTGCTAAAAAGTTTTAAGTTCGATCActtaatcataatataatttcattttcttataagACCTATACATCAACGGCACTATCTAGTTATAAGATCGAAACTGATTTCCTTGTGTCGATTACTCCTTCGAATGCGCATCGACACTATTCTAAGCCTCAAACGATTCGATGTATCACCAAAAAACGACGATTACCTTTCCATTAAAACGATCTTGTGAAAATAATCTACGAGCCACAGTCTTCTACGTCACAAGCACTAGATATGTTCAACGCTGAAGAACAAGAAAacagtataaaataataaacataatttccgatattaaaagattaatacaTAAGCGGATAAAGTTCAATCACTTTTTTCCCGAGAAAACTATCAGTCGTGTCGATTGGTCACGATCgactaataaataaaaaaatcttcaaaatgcaatatatacatatatatatatatatatatatattacatatatatatatatatatatatatatatatatatatatatattacatatatatattacatatttacttttacatatttattttaaatatatatatatatatacatatatatatatatatatatatatacatatatatatatatatgtaaagaaagtatactttcttcagGTAGATTTGCCACGCTTTCCATGGTCCGCCCTTCCGTTGTCCtttgttatttacaaattcttttgttacctacaaatcGAGCCGATAAGATTTGGAAGAAAAACGGGCACTAGGAAATAGAACGTAGAAAAGAGAAGTAGCACGAGagtttataagaatatttatactagataatatatattaaataaaatttaaatagtgtgaataataaacgtaaattgtcGTTTTTTTGTTCACAGGTAAGACTAATTAGCAAATaagtattaattaacaaataaagatttattactttgttcacggagaaacatattttcgtttatcaccTCACATAATCAAtccaaattattatatatatatatatatatatatatatatatatatatatatatatatatatatatatatacgtattctaTACaagatatctatgtatatgtatatgtacacacacgcacacacacatatatataataagatgaggagatgtaataatatacgatagaATTGAAAAGCTCCGTTCCATCTTTACGTTCGAGAGAATGATTATTTGCACGGcaatgaaacgaaacaaataaGAGACGAGAATTGGGAGATGGTGGACCGGGAATTGGGGAGAAATAGGATTAGATGATAAGGTTTGGAGGACTTAAAA contains:
- the LOC124428601 gene encoding uncharacterized protein LOC124428601 — encoded protein: MKSKCIQIYLCARWYTLRETEVLFKVDEYAFDVLALVLKYATIVNDGGRKDNNTLGRLLKELKKALSTVKDVNYIENELKEKIQNDKGSRNNRILTAKSWRKNNELKDLSQEIFHQSHFDKKLKRSRLKKTKCGNGIKDSDQIIWI